The DNA sequence GGCCTATCGTTTTACATTGGAGGACTCCATTTATTTGCACCCAGAGCATCTGGGGCGGGGCATCGGCAAGCGGTTATTGCAGACGGCGCTGTTGCAGGCCGAACAACGCGGTTTTCGCCAGGTTATCGCGGTGGTGGCCGCGACGCCAAGCCCTGCATCGCTACATCTGCATCAGGCGCTGGGGTTTCAGCAAGTTGGGACGTTGCAGGCAGTCGGAATGAAGCAGGGGCGCTGGGTCGATACGCTGTTATTACAGCGTATGCTTGGCGACGGCGCGAGTTCATTGCCGCAGGAATGTCGCGATGCGCGGTGAATCATCGGGTGCCCCAGGCACCCGATTGGCGTTATGGCAGGCGTTGTCGCGCTTGCCATAGCGCCAGCAGGCTCATGAGCGCAGCTATCATCAGGTAGTAACTGGGGGCAAGGCTACTGCCGGTCACACTGATAAGTAGGGTGCAGATGAAGGGGGCAAAGCCGCCGAAGACTGTCACCGCTACGTTATAGCTGATGGCCATTCCGCTGGCGCGGGTCGAGATAGGAAACAAATCCGCCATCATTGATGGCACCGTTGAGAAGTAGACCGATTTGAGCAAGGCCATCCAACTGACGACGATGATAAGCGCTGTGGCTGATAGGTATTGTGTCATTAGCCAAAAGGCGGGATAGACCGTAACGGCCAGTAGCAGTAATGCCCCCCACATCAGCGGCAGGCGGCCAATTTTCTCTGCCCATAGGCCAACCAGCGGCGTGACAATCGTCAAAATCAAGCCTGCGAACAGTGTGGCGCTAAAGGCCGTGCTTGCTGGCAGATGCAGTGTTTTCGTGGCATATGTCGGCACGTAGTTCAGCATATAGTTGATGGCGGTCGAAATAATCATCAACCCTACGGCAATGAGAAACAGCGCTTTCTGGCGGGTAAAAAGCGCCTTCACCGGGGCGTGCGTCTTCTGGGCCTGTTTGAAGTCTGACGGTTCATGCACGTGGCGGCGAATGTAGAGACCGACCGGGCCGATGAGCAACCCAAAGGCAAACGGCACGCGCCAGCCCCATTGCTGAATTTGTGCGTCAGTCAGCCACTGGGATAACCCGAGGCCGAAGGCTGAGGCCAGCAGCGTGCTGACTCCCTGGGTGGCGAATTGCCAACTGGCGATAAATGCCCGACGTTCAGGAAAGTGCTCGACCAGAAAGGCGGTCGAACTGCCGAACTCGCCACCGGCGGAAAATCCCTGAATGAGCCGTGCCAGCATAATCAGCAGCGGAGCTATCAGGCCAATACTGGCATAGGTAGGCATAAACGTTATCATTGCGCCGCCCAGCAACATTAAGCTGATAGAGAGCAGCAGCGATGCTTTACGCCCGGCTTTATCCGCGTAGGCACCTAATACCACCGCACCGAGTGGGCGGATTAAAAATGACACGCCAAAGCTGCCGAAGGTCAGCAATAACGAGACGGCCTGATCTTTCGTCGGGAAAAACGCCTGAGCGATAGAATTGGCAAAAAAGCCGTAAACTGCGATGTCGAACCATTCCAGCGCGTTGCCGATACAGGTGGCAAACAGCGTTTTATACAAACTGGGGCGCACGCCATGAGGCGATGCGACAGATAACGTTGTCATGATTCACCTCAGCAGGCGTGGTGTGGGCTACGATGAGCGTGCTGTTGCGCCAGCAGGGTGTGGCCCTGCTCGCCCAATTCCCAGAACAGGCACGTCATGATTTGCAAACCTTCACGGGCAAGGCTGACGGGCAGATGTTCATCGACCGCGTGCTGACCGCAGGCGGGATAGGAGTGCGGTACCCAAAGCGTCGGCAGGCCGAGGATGTCGGCAAACACATCATTTGGCAGCGAGCCGCCGAGATTCGGTAACAGCGCCGGTTTTTTACCACAGGTTTGTTGCATCAACGCCAGCGCCCAGTTGACCAGTGGTGAGGTGGGGTCAAGTCGGGTGGCGGGGGTGCCGCGTACGTCGCTGATTTCTACCTGAGTAAAGCCATGCGCATCAAGATGCTGGCGGATGTGCCGGGTGAGGTTTTGCCAGTCCGTGCCGACAACGAACCGCAGTTGGCAAACGGCGCTGGCGTGGCCGGGGATCGCGTTCATTGGGCGTTGTGGATTGCCGGTGAGAAACGACAGCACTTCCAAGGTGTTCCAGCCAAACAAACGTTCTGACGGACTTAATCCCGCCTCGCCCCACTCCGGGTCAATCACCGGATCGGTCGGTTTACCCGCCGGTTCGATATCAGCCAAAATTGTGCGTAACGCGGCCGTTAGTTTCGGGGGTTTTAGCGCCTGTACCTGCATTTGACCGTGCTGATTCACCAGGCAGGCGATAGCGTTAGCCAGTTGCGTTCCCGGGTTGCTCAACAGGCCACCCCAATTGCCGGAGTGGTAATCTCGCGAGCGGGCGTGCAGCGTGAGCCGGAAATTAACGCAGCCGCGTGACCCCAGAAACAGCGTCGGGCGTTCGGCATTCAGACGCGGGCCGTCAGAGGCGATAAAAAGGTCAGCGCGCAGCATATCGCCATACTGCTGGCACACGTGCGCAAGCCCCGGTGAACTGACTTCTTCACCCATCTCAAAGAGCCATTTACAGTTAAAACCAAGCCGCCCGCCACGCGCGTGAAACACCTGTTCCATCGCGGCCAGATTAATGGAGTGCTGGCCTTTGTTGTCGGCACTGCCGCGCCCGTACCATTTTCCGTCCTGCTCTACCAGTTGCCAGGGGGAGAGCCCGTCGCTCCAATGCGCATCGTCGCCAAAAACCACATCACCGTGGCCGTAACACAGTAATGTCGGCAGGGACGGGTCTTCGATTCGTGAGGCTATCAGGAAGGGATGTTGCGGGGAGGAGGGGTTGTCGATGCGCGCTATCTCAAACGCCATCGCCTGTAGCGCAGGAATGATTTCCTGGTTTAGATAGCGCTCCAGCATGGCATGGCTGTCTGAACGCTGGCTTTCGCTGGCGATGGCAATGCGCCGTGCCAGCACGTCGCGAAATTGGCCGCTGTCAAAATAGTCCAGCGCCTGCTGAATAACCGCCGGTGTTGTCATGATATCCCCTGTTGTGATGGTGTTTTTTTATGTCATGTGATGTTGTCTGTTCCGTTCTAATTCATCGTCAGCATTGCCACAATAATAATAATTGCAAGTAAGCCTTGCTTTTTATATAAGGCTTGTCTGCACGAAAATGAGGCAACTTAGCCGTTTGCCGTTTTTAGGGGCGTTGTATGCACAGTAGCGAGATTCGGTACTTTCTGGCGGTAGCCAATAGCGGTTCATTACGGGCGGCCAGCCAGCAACTGTTTGTTGCGGTTTCTGCCATCAGCCGGAAAATCCACAAACTGGAAGAGCGCATTGGTGCGACGTTGTTCGAACGTCATGCTCGCGGAATGGTACTGACCGATGCCGGGCAAATATTAGAAAACCATGTGCGTAAAAGCATGCGAGACATGGACTATGCGATAGCGGAAATTCAAGGATTGAAGGCGGTGCGCCGTAGCGTGGTCAGGGTCGCGGGTACGGAAGGGATGGCCTTTGACCTCTTGCCGGGGTTATTTGCGCGTTTTCGGCAACATAACCCGGCGGTGACATTTTTATTGCAGGTTGGCAGCGCGCAACAGGTGTCAGACATGGTGCGCAGCGGCGAGTGCGAGCTGGCCTTTCAATTTAGCCTGTCACCAGAGAGAGGCGTTGACGTCGTCAACGCCTGGCCTGCGCCGGTATTATTATTGATGCACCCGAGCCATCCTCTGGCAACACGGGAAGTACAACTGGAGGATTTACACGATTATCCGCTGGGGTTGCCGCCGTCGGGAACAACGGTTCGCCAGTTGATCGATCTGGCGTGCCGTATGAGCGGAACCTTCCTCGAGCCGGCGCTGAGTTGCAACAATTTCTCGGCGCTGTACGCCTTTATGCAACAGACGCCGCAGGCTATTACCGCCTGTAGCCATTTCTCCGTGTTCTACCGGGTACGTGAAGACGGGTTACTGCTAAAACCCGTACGCAGCGAGCCGTTAACCCAGCGCAGTTTACAGATGCAGACGCGCACCGGTCAGCACCGCTCGGCCGCATTACGCCATTTCATCCGTTTTGTGGCCGATGAGTTGGGCAATGAACAGGCTCAGGTGACGGCCACGACAGGGCCCATTCCTGCAGCCGAGCGTTAGTGCTGCCAGCGGTAAATTAGTGCTGCCAGCGGCAAATATGCCAGTGCTGGCTTGTGGCCAACGCAGCCAGCTCGGGGGCCGGGTTAATCACATAGGCTTCATCGACCCATGCCAGCATCGCGCGGTCATTAAGCGAGTCACTGTAGCCATGAAGACGGGTAAATGGCTTGCCTGTGCGCTGTGCACACCATTGACGAAGACGCGCGACTTTCCCCTCCTGATAGGTCGGAGTGCCGTGGATTTGTCCGGTAATCATGCCGCCATCGAGTGTGACGCCGATGGCGAGCGCATCATCCGCCCCCAACCTGCGGGCGATAGGCGCGACCAGGTGTTCGCCGCTGGCGGAAATCACCACCACGGTGTCGCCACGTTGACGATGCCAGGCCAGTCGCTCTTGGGCCTGCGGGTAATAGCGCGGCAAAATCTCCTGTGTGATAAAGACCTCTGCCCAGGCGTTGACTACATCGATAGGTAGACCCGTTAACGGCGACAGTGACAGTTGCATATACTCTTCGATGGCTAATGTTCCCTGATAGTAGCGCTGCATGAGCTGCTGCTCTTGCTGCAACAGGCTTTCATTGGCGCGCCCTTTTGAGACAAGCCAGCGTAGCCATAACCCGGTGCTATCTGCACTGATTAGCGTTTCATCGAGATCAAATAGTGCCAGTTCCATCTTGTTCTCCAGCGTTGTCGCGTCTGATGTTGCTCTGTATGCAGCCATGATAAGCCAATAATACCCGAGTGGGCTGCTGGCATGTCCGGCCAGTCTTTAATCAAGAACACGGTATCCTTATTACCTCTTATTGTGACATTTTTGTTACAGTTGGTGTTTTATGCTAATAGTGTGAGGTGAAACACCGTATGTGTGATTTTAACTTATTGTTTTTTATTGATTTAACTGTGGTCGTGAATTAAATATAACACGGCATGGTTGCGCGAATTGGCAGGACGTATTCGTTGCACCATAGGGATAGCATTTTTAGCGGCGCGGAATTTAATGCCGTGGGCCTTGCCCGAGAGAGAATTGCCACCCGAGATAAATTCCGGGCGGTAAACCCGGCTATAAACGTGGACATAAACATAGCAAACGAATAGTTGATTTGATTATGTAATTGCTGGAAGGTGTTTTCGTTTATCCTGCCGATGGGCGGAGCGATTGCCTAATCGTATAGTGATGCGCTGAAAACCGCACTGAGATGCACTGTGTTAACCAAAAGGATGCGTGAGATGTATCGCACATTAAAGAAACCTTATCCACCATTCCATGCAGAGCATGTGGGCAGCTTTTTGGTGCCTTGCCGTTTGGCTCAGGCGCGTAGTGCATGGAAGCAGGGAACGATAACTCACGATAGGCTGACCGAAATTGAGAATGAAGAGGTGACACGGGTTGTTGCCTGCCAGAAAGCGTGTGGGTTGATGGCGATAACCGATGGCGAATTACGCGCTGTAAACGGTATGGCGGATTTTTTTTCCGGCCTTGACGGTATTGCGTTCGACGAATTCAACCGACCAGACGATGACGCGCCCTTCTCCTTACAGGTGACGGATAAATTGCGTTTTCCTGCCGATCATCCTTTTCTGACTCATTATCGTTTCTTGCATCAGGCGGTAGCCCCTGATGGCCGCATTATGGCAAAACAGGTGTTGCCGAGCCCAAATATGCTGATGTACCCCTCCATTCGCCAGAATGCGGCATATTCGTCACTCTCGCTGTTTTGTGATGACCTGATTGCCCTTTACCGCACCATTATTCAGGCGTTTTATCGACAAGGTTGCCGCTATTTGCAACTTGATGATCCGTTTTGGGCCCGTCTCTGCGATAGCCGGATTGCGGTATATGAACAAGCAACAGGGCTCGCCTTGCCTGATCTGCTGGCGCTATGTGTTCGCAACCTCAACCAGGCATTGGCCGAACGCCCGCATGATATGTATATCAGCCTGCATATCTGCTGCCGCCGTTTTGCCCCTAATTGGGTTCATGGCGTCGGACGGGATGTGATGACGTATGCGATGGCAAACCTGGCGGTGGATAGTTTGTTTATTGAATATGATGATTCGCGCTCGGTGGGGCTTGAGCCGCTCCGTAAAGTGGGCGAGCAAAAAGTCGTGCTTGGTGTTGTGGATGCGCAAAACAGCGCGCTGGAACAGGCGGGCTCAATCAAAATGGCCATCAATACCGCCTCACTGTATGTGCCGCTACATCAACTGGCTATCAGCCCGAAATGTGGTTTCAGACATTGTGATAATCAACAGATGAGTGAAGAGCAGCAGTGGGCCAAACTGCGTAATATGGTCGATATCGCCCGCCAGGTTTGGACGTTTCCTGAGTGATATACCCCTGTTTTTTATGTGATTTCCCGCAGTTTCGCCGTGTGAGGCTTTTGGTGTATGAAGATTTCAGTGCGTGAAGAGTCAAGCCTGAAGCCGCGATAACGCATGAGCGCCATTTTTTAATCAACACGGCTAAACATCTCCGGTGATTCAGTGATCGGGCTCTCCAGTTAACACATCCGGGCTATACAGACCCGTAGTGGCGCTGCAACATAAGCGCCGATGTCGGCTGCGGCTGACAGCATGAGTGTTTCTCAATAAGAAAGCGAACGGTAGTCATCCGTGCGATGAGCAGGAAACCTGCCTGTTTGCCCTCTGACCCAATAAGGGAATACATGATGGAAAGATTTATTAAATCTTTGTTTGTTATTGTTTTCTTCTTTGTCTTTACGGCGACTGCGGCAGAAAAACTGCCGAACATTGTTATTCTGGCCACCGGTGGCACTATCGCGGGTTCTGCGGCAACCGTCACTCAA is a window from the Dickeya lacustris genome containing:
- a CDS encoding M20 family metallopeptidase — protein: MTTPAVIQQALDYFDSGQFRDVLARRIAIASESQRSDSHAMLERYLNQEIIPALQAMAFEIARIDNPSSPQHPFLIASRIEDPSLPTLLCYGHGDVVFGDDAHWSDGLSPWQLVEQDGKWYGRGSADNKGQHSINLAAMEQVFHARGGRLGFNCKWLFEMGEEVSSPGLAHVCQQYGDMLRADLFIASDGPRLNAERPTLFLGSRGCVNFRLTLHARSRDYHSGNWGGLLSNPGTQLANAIACLVNQHGQMQVQALKPPKLTAALRTILADIEPAGKPTDPVIDPEWGEAGLSPSERLFGWNTLEVLSFLTGNPQRPMNAIPGHASAVCQLRFVVGTDWQNLTRHIRQHLDAHGFTQVEISDVRGTPATRLDPTSPLVNWALALMQQTCGKKPALLPNLGGSLPNDVFADILGLPTLWVPHSYPACGQHAVDEHLPVSLAREGLQIMTCLFWELGEQGHTLLAQQHAHRSPHHAC
- a CDS encoding HAD family hydrolase; this encodes MELALFDLDETLISADSTGLWLRWLVSKGRANESLLQQEQQLMQRYYQGTLAIEEYMQLSLSPLTGLPIDVVNAWAEVFITQEILPRYYPQAQERLAWHRQRGDTVVVISASGEHLVAPIARRLGADDALAIGVTLDGGMITGQIHGTPTYQEGKVARLRQWCAQRTGKPFTRLHGYSDSLNDRAMLAWVDEAYVINPAPELAALATSQHWHICRWQH
- a CDS encoding methionine synthase, whose translation is MYRTLKKPYPPFHAEHVGSFLVPCRLAQARSAWKQGTITHDRLTEIENEEVTRVVACQKACGLMAITDGELRAVNGMADFFSGLDGIAFDEFNRPDDDAPFSLQVTDKLRFPADHPFLTHYRFLHQAVAPDGRIMAKQVLPSPNMLMYPSIRQNAAYSSLSLFCDDLIALYRTIIQAFYRQGCRYLQLDDPFWARLCDSRIAVYEQATGLALPDLLALCVRNLNQALAERPHDMYISLHICCRRFAPNWVHGVGRDVMTYAMANLAVDSLFIEYDDSRSVGLEPLRKVGEQKVVLGVVDAQNSALEQAGSIKMAINTASLYVPLHQLAISPKCGFRHCDNQQMSEEQQWAKLRNMVDIARQVWTFPE
- a CDS encoding LysR family transcriptional regulator; translation: MHSSEIRYFLAVANSGSLRAASQQLFVAVSAISRKIHKLEERIGATLFERHARGMVLTDAGQILENHVRKSMRDMDYAIAEIQGLKAVRRSVVRVAGTEGMAFDLLPGLFARFRQHNPAVTFLLQVGSAQQVSDMVRSGECELAFQFSLSPERGVDVVNAWPAPVLLLMHPSHPLATREVQLEDLHDYPLGLPPSGTTVRQLIDLACRMSGTFLEPALSCNNFSALYAFMQQTPQAITACSHFSVFYRVREDGLLLKPVRSEPLTQRSLQMQTRTGQHRSAALRHFIRFVADELGNEQAQVTATTGPIPAAER
- a CDS encoding MFS transporter, encoding MTTLSVASPHGVRPSLYKTLFATCIGNALEWFDIAVYGFFANSIAQAFFPTKDQAVSLLLTFGSFGVSFLIRPLGAVVLGAYADKAGRKASLLLSISLMLLGGAMITFMPTYASIGLIAPLLIMLARLIQGFSAGGEFGSSTAFLVEHFPERRAFIASWQFATQGVSTLLASAFGLGLSQWLTDAQIQQWGWRVPFAFGLLIGPVGLYIRRHVHEPSDFKQAQKTHAPVKALFTRQKALFLIAVGLMIISTAINYMLNYVPTYATKTLHLPASTAFSATLFAGLILTIVTPLVGLWAEKIGRLPLMWGALLLLAVTVYPAFWLMTQYLSATALIIVVSWMALLKSVYFSTVPSMMADLFPISTRASGMAISYNVAVTVFGGFAPFICTLLISVTGSSLAPSYYLMIAALMSLLALWQARQRLP
- a CDS encoding GNAT family N-acetyltransferase yields the protein MNQIVITDARADHIAAIRDIYAHHVQHSIATFETEPPDEAEMLQRWRRIHDAGLPWLVATEHDQVLGYCYLGFYRPRQAYRFTLEDSIYLHPEHLGRGIGKRLLQTALLQAEQRGFRQVIAVVAATPSPASLHLHQALGFQQVGTLQAVGMKQGRWVDTLLLQRMLGDGASSLPQECRDAR